The following are encoded together in the Desulfococcus multivorans genome:
- a CDS encoding ABC transporter permease, translating to MRFKRTWMMFKARNAEFFRDRASFGWNFLFPFLIVAGFGLIFGSDVRNDYKIGIFHHLEGTVTPADTSLPEALETAPMLSFVEFETAADGIEALRHHKIDLLTATNTSDRRYWVTDGPRGHVAERLFLAALAPPECLKARQKQEIEGTPIRYIDWLFPGILAMNMMFSALWGVGFVIVRYRKTGVLKRLKVTPLTAFEYLTAQMLSRIFLLIFTGVIMWIGCDLFFDFNVQGSYIDICITFVLGGLSLCALGLVVAARGTSEEFTSGVVNFIGWPMMFLSEVWFSLEGAPHWLKLTAEVFPLTHMLRAVRSIMNDGAGLAEVWPEVGILGAMTVIFLVFGSWMFSWNR from the coding sequence ATGCGTTTCAAGCGAACCTGGATGATGTTCAAGGCCCGAAACGCCGAATTTTTCAGGGACCGCGCCTCCTTCGGGTGGAATTTTCTCTTTCCGTTCCTGATCGTGGCGGGGTTCGGGCTCATTTTCGGCAGCGACGTCCGCAACGACTACAAGATCGGCATCTTCCACCACCTGGAGGGGACGGTGACCCCGGCAGACACATCCCTGCCCGAGGCCCTCGAAACTGCCCCCATGCTCAGTTTCGTGGAATTCGAAACCGCTGCCGACGGCATAGAAGCCCTGCGGCACCACAAGATCGATCTTTTGACGGCGACGAACACCTCGGACAGGCGATACTGGGTGACCGACGGGCCGCGGGGACACGTGGCGGAACGGCTCTTTCTCGCCGCCCTGGCGCCCCCCGAATGCCTGAAAGCGAGGCAAAAGCAGGAGATCGAGGGCACTCCGATCCGATACATCGACTGGCTTTTTCCCGGTATCCTGGCCATGAACATGATGTTCAGCGCCCTCTGGGGGGTCGGCTTCGTCATCGTGCGCTACCGGAAGACCGGCGTGCTCAAACGCCTGAAGGTTACCCCATTGACGGCTTTCGAGTACCTGACGGCCCAGATGCTCTCCAGGATCTTTCTCCTGATCTTCACCGGGGTGATCATGTGGATCGGGTGCGACCTCTTCTTTGACTTCAACGTTCAGGGCTCTTATATTGATATTTGCATCACGTTCGTGCTCGGCGGCCTCAGCCTCTGCGCACTGGGACTGGTCGTCGCCGCAAGAGGGACCAGCGAAGAGTTCACCAGCGGCGTCGTCAATTTCATCGGATGGCCCATGATGTTTCTCTCGGAGGTCTGGTTTTCCCTGGAGGGAGCGCCCCATTGGCTGAAACTGACGGCGGAGGTCTTCCCCCTCACACACATGCTGCGGGCCGTCCGCAGCATCATGAACGACGGCGCCGGCCTGGCGGAGGTCTGGCCGGAGGTGGGTATTCTTGGGGCCATGACAGTGATTTTCCTCGTTTTCGGCTCATGGATGTTCTCGTGGAACAGATAG
- a CDS encoding cupin domain-containing protein, whose product MNTQNSTPKGVPFNLENSVAYAIGSVVSKTLLKKNAGNITLFSFDAGQGLSEHTAPFDAVVYILDGEGEITIGGKKFDVAAGESLIMPANVPHALHAGKRFKMLLIMIRSE is encoded by the coding sequence ATGAACACGCAAAACTCAACCCCCAAAGGCGTACCTTTCAATCTCGAAAACAGCGTGGCCTATGCCATCGGCTCAGTGGTGAGCAAGACCCTGCTCAAGAAAAACGCCGGCAACATCACCCTGTTTTCCTTTGACGCGGGACAGGGGCTCAGTGAACATACCGCCCCTTTCGACGCGGTGGTCTATATCCTCGACGGCGAGGGCGAGATCACCATCGGCGGCAAAAAGTTCGACGTCGCCGCCGGTGAATCCCTGATCATGCCGGCAAACGTGCCCCATGCGCTTCATGCCGGGAAGCGGTTCAAGATGCTGCTGATCATGATCCGCAGCGAATAG
- a CDS encoding ferredoxin, translated as MGKKVIIDTEECIGCESCVELCPEVFEFDDDLEKAVVISADSYDEACVEEAMETCPVSCIHWEE; from the coding sequence ATGGGAAAAAAAGTAATCATCGATACGGAGGAGTGCATCGGCTGCGAAAGCTGCGTGGAACTGTGCCCGGAGGTTTTCGAATTTGACGATGATCTGGAAAAGGCCGTGGTCATATCCGCCGACAGCTATGATGAAGCCTGCGTGGAGGAGGCCATGGAAACCTGTCCGGTGAGTTGCATTCACTGGGAGGAATAA